In the Enterococcus rotai genome, TTCGTCAAAGGTTTCCAGCTTTTTTTCTCAGCGAATAAAAAAGTCTCTGTCAGGAAATGGTCTGTGATTACTTGTTCTGATTGTGTGTTCGTTTTATTAGAATGGTTAGTGGTTCGTTTCTGTTTGTTGTTAAGATGTATGGCATTTGGTGATACAGTTAAGCTTTTGGGTGGCCAAGTGTTATTCGTCATCAGCTCTGCAACACTCTATGATGATTAGCCGTTCAATTAGTAAAGTAGTTGATTTCTATTTGTTGTTTAGTTTAACATGCTTGGTGATTCACTAGTAAGGAAACTTCGCTCCCTTTGGTCGCCAAGTATTGTTCATCATCTGTTCTGTCCTTTGGCCAGTCACAGTGATTCACAACAAAAAGTCCTCTAGCAATTAAGCTAAAGGACGTAAAATCGTGGTTCCACCTTTTTTCATTATCGTCTCACAACGATAATCTCATGAAGTCATAGACTTCCATGCGCTAACGGGCACTCCCGAACTTTCCTACTGACTACTTTCAAAAAGTTAACTCCCAGATGTGGTTCGCTTTATTTTCCTGTCTTTTTCCACCAGCCAAAGACTCTCTTGAACGAAATAATAAAGGTACTCTTCTGTTCTTTGTTTTTTATAACTTTACCACCAGTTTTTCTGCCTGTCAACCATTGATTGTATAGAATATTCAGAAAATATTTCTTTTAAGCATAAAAGTTACTGATTCAATGAATTTAGGGTAAAATAGTATTAGTTATTCACTTTTAAAAAGTAAGTAAACGGTGATAGTTAAAAACTATCGCACAGCCTTGATTTGTACTATCCTTTCACCTATATATCTGATAAACTATGTACAATTATTATCAGATAGTAAAAAGGAGTGGTGTTGATTGAGACGGTCAATTATAGGAATTGCAGCGAATGAGATTAATGATGCGGGAGCAAAGTTGTATCATTTACCGATCAGTTACACACCTTGCGGTTATGTAAAAGCCGTTCAAAATGCTGGTGGATTGCCATTAGTTTTACCAGTTGGCTCTCCTGTTTTAGCCAGAGAGTATATAAATCAAATCGATAAGTTGATTTTAGCAGGTGGGCAAAATGTCTCACCCAGATTATATGGAGAAACGATTCAAGTTGAAGAAGCGTCGTTATCTGAAGAACGTGATCAATTTGAATTAGCTTTGATTGAAGAAGCTATCAAGCAAAAAAAACCTATTTTTGCAGTTTGTCGCGGGCTACAGTTAGTCAATGTAGCACTTGGGGGGAGTTTGCATCAAGATATCAGTCATTTGAACAAGAGTACTATTGCGCACATGCAAGCACCAATAGCTAGAGAAATTCCCGCACATCAGATTCGGACAGAAGCTGGAAGTGTTTTACGTAAAATTTATGGGAAAGAAACAATTGTTAATTCATTTCATTTTCAAGCAGTAAAAGAGTTAGCGGAGGAATTAAGTGTTACAGCTCTTAGTGAAGATGGCATTATCGAAGGTGTGGAAAGTAACGATCCTAGTTTAGCTTTTTTAGGCGTACAGTGGCATCCTGATTTTGCCTATGATCATTTAAAACAAGAGCAGGCGGTTTTTCGTTATGTTGTTGAAGAATTATAAAGTATTTAGCTTGACAGAACCATTCAAGCATTAAGTGTTCTATTCAGCTTTAAAAAAGAGGAGGAATTAGAAAATGAAGAAAAAATTTGGTGTTTTTGTTTTAGCAGCAGGATTGTTATTAACGGCTTGTGGCGGTGGTAATGGGGCAACGGATACGTCTGGTAAAAAAGATGACGGAAAAACAGCAGAGACGCAAGTAATCAAAGTTGCTTCGGGCGGCGAATTGTCAACACTGGATAGTGCTCATTACACAGATGTTTATAGCTCAGATATGATCGGTCAAGTGGTCGAAGGTCTTTATAGAATGGATAAAAATCATGATCCAGAGTTAGCAGTTGCAGCAAGTGAACCAACTGTTAGTGATGATGGACTTGTTTATACCTTCAAACTAAAAGAAACCAAATGGAGCAACGGCGATCCAGTTATCGCTGGCGATTTTGTATCTGCATTTAAAAATGTTGTTGACCCAAGTTTTGGTTCAAGTAGCAGTAATCAAATGGATATTTTTAAAAATGGTCGAAAAATTCGTGAAGGACAAGCAAAGTTGGATGAACTTGGTGTGAAAGCTGTCGATGATCAAACCTTGGAAATGACATTGGAATACCCAATTCCTTATTTAGCTCAAGTCTTAGTTGGGACACCATTTATGCCTAAAAACGAAAAATTCGTCAAAGAAAAAGGCGATGCGTATGGTACCTCTACGGATAACTTTGTTGGAAATGGTCCATTTGTCATTTCTGGTTGGGACGGGAAT is a window encoding:
- a CDS encoding gamma-glutamyl-gamma-aminobutyrate hydrolase family protein, which produces MRRSIIGIAANEINDAGAKLYHLPISYTPCGYVKAVQNAGGLPLVLPVGSPVLAREYINQIDKLILAGGQNVSPRLYGETIQVEEASLSEERDQFELALIEEAIKQKKPIFAVCRGLQLVNVALGGSLHQDISHLNKSTIAHMQAPIAREIPAHQIRTEAGSVLRKIYGKETIVNSFHFQAVKELAEELSVTALSEDGIIEGVESNDPSLAFLGVQWHPDFAYDHLKQEQAVFRYVVEEL